One part of the Phycisphaerae bacterium genome encodes these proteins:
- a CDS encoding endonuclease, with protein sequence MRRTLHERIRGHRRQTYAQVWIVLERADENPGDPTRILDLYRNESITKFGGGNGPYNREHTWPKSYGFPNESSLPYTDCHHLFLCNVSYNSSRGNKPYDDCPGGIEKPTVASNGTGGNGTPAGEYPGQSNWTIGSAQSGKWETWIGRRGDVARALLYLDVRYEGGIDPVSNRPEPDLVLTDEMNRIRTGSGNVAYMGRLSTLIRWHHEDPVDDKERRRNDIIEEYQGNRNPFIDHPEWVDCVFEGRCD encoded by the coding sequence ATGCGCCGAACGCTGCACGAGCGAATCCGCGGGCATCGGCGTCAGACCTATGCCCAGGTCTGGATCGTCCTCGAACGCGCCGACGAGAACCCCGGCGATCCGACCCGAATTCTCGATCTCTATCGCAACGAATCCATCACGAAATTCGGCGGCGGGAACGGGCCGTATAATCGTGAGCACACCTGGCCCAAGTCATACGGTTTCCCGAACGAATCAAGCCTGCCCTACACCGACTGCCACCATCTGTTCCTTTGCAACGTCAGTTACAACTCCAGTCGCGGTAACAAACCCTATGACGATTGTCCGGGGGGAATTGAAAAACCGACAGTGGCAAGTAACGGAACGGGCGGCAACGGAACGCCCGCGGGTGAATATCCGGGACAGTCAAACTGGACCATCGGCTCGGCGCAGTCCGGCAAATGGGAAACGTGGATCGGGCGTCGCGGCGATGTCGCGCGGGCGCTGCTGTACCTCGATGTTCGGTACGAAGGCGGAATCGATCCAGTGAGCAATCGTCCGGAACCCGACCTCGTGCTGACCGATGAAATGAACCGCATCCGAACCGGCTCGGGCAACGTGGCATACATGGGGCGCCTCTCAACACTGATTCGGTGGCACCATGAAGATCCGGTTGACGACAAGGAGCGGCGGCGCAACGACATCATCGAGGAATATCAGGGCAATCGGAATCCATTTATCGATCATCCGGAGTGGGTCGACTGCGTCTTCGAGGGACGATGCGATTAG
- a CDS encoding DUF393 domain-containing protein gives MARPRIIWDNECDLCNRLLNRIIPFLKSDRFDFMPIRDWLESLPPDERRTAQLRDEMRVITGSGAVLGGADAALYIMRRAAWVWPIGVFGAIPGIIQCSRWMYRRLAVWRRTSATACRPRRRELNEPSSPGVGGNHTPGKKRL, from the coding sequence ATGGCCCGTCCACGGATCATCTGGGACAATGAGTGCGACCTGTGCAACAGGCTGCTCAACCGGATCATCCCATTCCTGAAATCTGACCGGTTCGACTTCATGCCGATTCGTGACTGGCTCGAATCACTCCCGCCGGACGAGCGAAGGACCGCGCAACTCCGCGATGAAATGAGGGTGATTACCGGGTCCGGAGCGGTTCTGGGTGGCGCCGATGCCGCACTTTACATCATGCGGCGTGCCGCTTGGGTGTGGCCGATCGGCGTGTTTGGCGCAATTCCGGGGATCATTCAGTGCTCGCGGTGGATGTATCGACGTCTGGCAGTCTGGCGCCGGACGAGTGCAACCGCCTGTCGCCCTCGTCGGCGAGAATTGAATGAGCCGTCATCCCCCGGGGTTGGCGGCAATCACACCCCTGGAAAGAAACGCCTTTAA
- a CDS encoding NAD(+)/NADH kinase, whose protein sequence is MSQEKPKCGVFLLGNASKPFVSEAFARLEAWLKDRGMLAGSDMDGHPERVNESVPDYLIALGGDGTILHAAQAMQQRQVPIIGVNMGKLGYLADFDENEIYDSLEKLIGQEQLISHRLVLDVRVIDPGGDVWTGMALNDCVVRVGDPYRTINLEVTIDDQPLCVLAGDGVILATPTGSTAHNMSCGGPIVEPAVEAIIMTPRCPHSFTHRPVVVSASSRVCIRVLPQSVGAVTVLDGQRVRNLIPNTRIFVSKSPHAVLLVRNPKRRPLDTLISKLKWGVDVT, encoded by the coding sequence ATGTCACAAGAAAAACCAAAATGCGGCGTGTTCCTGCTCGGCAATGCGAGCAAACCGTTCGTGTCTGAGGCGTTTGCCCGCCTGGAAGCGTGGCTGAAAGACCGAGGCATGCTGGCGGGCTCGGACATGGACGGGCACCCTGAGCGCGTGAACGAGTCCGTCCCCGACTATTTGATCGCGTTGGGCGGAGATGGCACGATCCTGCACGCTGCTCAAGCGATGCAGCAACGCCAGGTGCCGATCATCGGCGTCAACATGGGTAAGTTGGGTTACCTGGCCGACTTCGATGAGAACGAAATTTACGATTCGCTGGAGAAGTTGATCGGACAGGAGCAGTTGATCAGTCACCGATTGGTGCTGGATGTACGCGTGATCGATCCCGGCGGGGACGTGTGGACCGGCATGGCTCTTAACGATTGCGTAGTCCGCGTCGGCGATCCGTATCGCACGATCAATCTCGAAGTCACGATCGACGATCAGCCGCTGTGCGTATTGGCGGGGGATGGTGTCATTCTTGCGACACCCACTGGATCGACGGCGCACAACATGTCATGCGGCGGTCCGATCGTGGAACCGGCCGTCGAGGCAATCATCATGACGCCGCGTTGTCCGCATTCGTTCACGCACCGTCCTGTCGTGGTTTCGGCGAGTTCGCGCGTGTGTATCCGGGTGCTGCCGCAGAGCGTCGGCGCTGTGACCGTCCTGGATGGTCAGCGCGTGCGCAATCTGATTCCGAACACCCGTATTTTCGTGTCAAAGTCGCCGCACGCGGTGCTGCTGGTTCGCAACCCGAAGCGCCGCCCGCTCGACACGTTGATCAGCAAGCTCAAATGGGGTGTCGATGTCACCTGA
- a CDS encoding type II secretion system F family protein, producing MAKFQYEAMDAAGQEHKDEIDAPTSEEAIAKIRALGYFPTKVKQKGGPKKAAGPGGPGAKRKGGGGIGGVSTKQLTQFTRQLSTLMDAGLPILRSLRILEQQQKPGVLRVTLRAVAEDVEGGATLSEAMFRHARVFDRLYCNMIAAGEAGGVLDVILQRLADFMEKAQKLKRKVIGAMIYPSAVITFAFLIVAGIMYFVVPKFKTIFADFDAELPGLTVLLLDMSDFMVGVTRGPNGEEIPMTIPGWVIIIATPVLIFAIWKLTRQFKGGRYALDVLKLKIPIMGNILQKSAVSRFTRTLGTLIAAGVPILEAINITKDTSGNEVYVRALQRVHDSIREGESFAAPLKATRVCDAIVVNMVDVGEETGDLDKMLIKVADNYDDEIETLVQGLVAMLEPVMVIVLGMIVGFIVIALFLPMVSLVNNLTGG from the coding sequence ATGGCGAAATTTCAATACGAAGCGATGGATGCCGCCGGGCAGGAGCACAAGGACGAGATTGATGCGCCGACGTCTGAGGAGGCGATCGCAAAAATCCGTGCCCTTGGATACTTCCCGACCAAGGTCAAGCAAAAAGGCGGCCCGAAGAAAGCAGCCGGCCCCGGCGGCCCCGGCGCAAAGCGCAAAGGCGGCGGCGGAATTGGCGGCGTTTCGACCAAGCAACTGACGCAGTTCACACGCCAGCTTTCGACGCTGATGGATGCAGGTCTGCCCATTCTTCGTTCGCTTCGTATCCTCGAACAGCAGCAGAAACCCGGCGTGCTCCGCGTGACGCTTCGAGCGGTGGCGGAAGATGTCGAGGGCGGAGCCACGCTGTCGGAGGCGATGTTTCGCCACGCGCGCGTTTTCGACCGACTGTACTGCAACATGATTGCGGCCGGCGAGGCGGGCGGCGTTCTGGACGTCATCCTCCAGCGCTTGGCCGACTTCATGGAGAAGGCTCAGAAGCTCAAGCGCAAGGTCATTGGCGCGATGATCTACCCGTCGGCGGTGATCACATTCGCGTTCCTGATCGTCGCGGGCATCATGTACTTCGTCGTTCCGAAGTTTAAGACGATCTTTGCCGACTTCGATGCGGAATTGCCCGGACTGACGGTGCTGCTGCTTGATATGTCGGACTTCATGGTCGGCGTGACGCGCGGGCCGAACGGCGAGGAAATTCCGATGACCATCCCCGGGTGGGTCATCATTATCGCGACCCCGGTACTGATATTTGCGATCTGGAAACTCACTCGCCAGTTCAAGGGGGGACGCTATGCGCTGGATGTGCTCAAATTAAAGATTCCGATCATGGGTAACATCCTGCAGAAATCCGCCGTGTCAAGATTTACGCGCACGCTCGGAACGCTGATCGCGGCCGGTGTCCCCATTCTCGAGGCCATCAACATCACAAAGGATACTTCAGGCAATGAGGTCTACGTCCGTGCGCTTCAACGCGTGCATGACTCGATTCGCGAGGGCGAGTCATTTGCCGCTCCGCTCAAGGCGACGCGCGTTTGTGACGCCATCGTCGTGAACATGGTGGACGTCGGCGAAGAAACGGGCGATCTCGACAAGATGCTGATCAAGGTCGCCGACAATTACGATGACGAGATCGAGACCCTCGTCCAAGGCCTGGTCGCAATGCTTGAGCCGGTCATGGTCATCGTCCTCGGAATGATTGTCGGTTTCATTGTTATCGCCTTGTTCCTTCCCATGGTGAGCCTGGTGAACAATCTCACCGGCGGATGA
- a CDS encoding type II secretion system protein has product MPSLLFGYTLLEMLAGLGILAILLTIVIVASRSMIGSQARTLAQQQLQLIAAGIERYAGYWPRPEIGGRVIADRAWPDPFPIRVFNNANYQTISPFNDHAAFRLTGLGSGVIEDLINYTLPDRVVSSDGTGGDVMAANVCLTYALLARSGSGPYLEDTDAGAIIKRVSEVDGGSFLIQLPPATAGNANVPARVVVDPWGTPYRYFWVYRDSNAYRGYLPVPTANPASPAFRKAVGFVLESAGPNRKFGDVWRIGVPPTVDLDEAADNIVISVP; this is encoded by the coding sequence TTGCCAAGCCTTCTGTTTGGCTACACGCTGCTTGAGATGCTTGCCGGTCTTGGCATCCTTGCGATCCTCCTGACGATCGTCATCGTCGCAAGCCGTTCAATGATCGGTTCGCAAGCCCGGACCTTGGCACAGCAGCAGTTGCAGCTCATCGCCGCGGGAATCGAGCGGTACGCCGGGTACTGGCCTCGTCCTGAGATCGGCGGACGGGTGATTGCGGACCGCGCCTGGCCGGATCCGTTCCCGATCCGGGTCTTCAACAATGCGAACTATCAGACGATCAGCCCATTCAATGACCACGCCGCTTTCCGTCTCACCGGTCTCGGAAGCGGCGTCATTGAGGATCTCATCAATTACACGCTTCCAGACCGCGTGGTCAGTTCGGACGGTACCGGCGGCGATGTGATGGCGGCGAACGTCTGCCTGACTTATGCGTTGCTGGCCCGCTCAGGCAGCGGACCATACCTTGAGGACACGGACGCCGGAGCGATCATCAAACGGGTTTCGGAAGTCGATGGCGGCAGTTTCCTGATTCAGCTTCCTCCCGCGACGGCGGGCAATGCCAATGTCCCGGCACGGGTTGTGGTTGATCCGTGGGGAACGCCTTACCGCTACTTCTGGGTTTACCGCGACTCGAACGCATACCGCGGCTATCTACCTGTACCGACCGCGAATCCGGCGTCACCCGCATTTCGCAAAGCCGTCGGGTTCGTGCTGGAGTCGGCTGGTCCGAATCGAAAATTCGGGGACGTCTGGCGCATCGGTGTGCCGCCGACGGTCGATCTGGACGAAGCCGCCGACAATATCGTGATCAGTGTTCCGTAG
- a CDS encoding prepilin-type N-terminal cleavage/methylation domain-containing protein — protein sequence MACTSRGFTLIEWLVVIAIISILMTVSTFAFRNVREKGAMAQARNMILASAAIARNYAIENHIEAMMVINPYSGRFELWHLNPPTRGGAWDPFSGGIAPPFTDGYAFAPVYNRLATLPVGSNGKPMVAVFPVDYDDPTYRPTADNEQNMDNLTWTALCFDENGRLVTRTRRIATRSYRFRDGSIRAAGQRNRLESELPNLALREQLPIQPLVTSADTAITSTRGFVICDWTRAQGIVGDAPSPIELITGLLRETRPGRRYSNLGEVVLLDRFSGQPMTGDKK from the coding sequence GTGGCCTGCACTTCGCGCGGATTCACGCTGATCGAATGGCTTGTGGTGATTGCGATTATTTCAATCCTCATGACCGTTTCGACATTCGCATTCCGAAATGTGCGGGAAAAAGGCGCGATGGCGCAAGCCAGGAACATGATCCTTGCCTCGGCCGCGATTGCTCGGAATTACGCCATCGAGAACCACATCGAAGCGATGATGGTCATTAATCCTTATAGCGGTCGATTTGAACTGTGGCACTTGAATCCGCCGACCCGGGGCGGCGCATGGGACCCGTTTTCGGGCGGGATTGCACCGCCGTTCACGGATGGGTATGCCTTCGCTCCGGTCTACAACCGCCTTGCGACGCTGCCCGTCGGATCGAACGGCAAGCCGATGGTCGCTGTCTTTCCGGTCGACTACGACGATCCGACCTATCGCCCCACCGCTGACAATGAGCAGAACATGGACAACCTCACATGGACTGCCCTCTGCTTCGATGAAAATGGCAGACTGGTCACGCGCACGCGCCGCATCGCAACCCGCTCCTACCGATTTCGAGATGGCTCGATTCGCGCCGCCGGCCAGCGCAATCGTCTGGAATCTGAATTGCCGAATCTCGCATTGCGGGAGCAGCTGCCAATTCAACCGCTGGTGACTTCCGCCGATACGGCGATCACCTCGACGCGTGGCTTCGTGATTTGCGACTGGACCAGGGCTCAGGGCATCGTCGGTGACGCTCCTTCGCCAATCGAGCTGATCACCGGACTCCTCCGTGAAACCCGGCCGGGACGCCGTTACTCCAACCTTGGCGAGGTGGTTCTTCTGGATCGTTTTTCGGGACAACCGATGACGGGAGACAAGAAATAG
- a CDS encoding type II secretion system protein, with product MLHNSARRAFSLLETTIGMAILGIGLIMVAALFPVALTQHRDSVDRARSLELVPQAVAMVHKRMNPDLLWYNAPLLSQGFDSPWNVMPLSNIDAAGRWSFDPANPNNSSFSAGYDYMLNYTDAINGAPLFSVHQVYANDILSDREFPLSDRQANESANRLVWYGFHRKLATGANLYAAAICKQRRDQIFAMQDLSGASALVDPVPIADRPQRFPVPWRVTVSRVAGTNALYINNPSPAANSLTLADLAPVAAKIMVRGVPDSLPPTVPVPAGQVLTVSETLTNGTVLVRENIDKIVSDVDVWVFPPSMSGPGLSKEAPVLEWKVGL from the coding sequence GTGCTTCACAATTCGGCCCGTCGCGCGTTCTCGCTGCTCGAGACAACGATCGGCATGGCTATTCTGGGCATCGGCCTCATCATGGTGGCGGCCTTGTTTCCCGTTGCGCTAACGCAACACCGCGACAGCGTCGATCGTGCCCGGTCGCTGGAACTTGTTCCGCAAGCCGTCGCGATGGTTCACAAGCGGATGAATCCCGACCTGCTTTGGTATAACGCGCCACTGCTTTCGCAGGGTTTCGATTCGCCCTGGAATGTCATGCCCCTATCAAATATTGATGCGGCCGGCCGGTGGTCATTCGACCCGGCCAATCCGAACAACAGCTCGTTCTCCGCTGGCTATGACTACATGCTGAATTACACAGACGCGATCAATGGCGCGCCGTTGTTCAGTGTTCACCAGGTTTATGCCAACGACATTCTCAGCGATCGAGAATTTCCGCTCAGTGACCGGCAGGCCAATGAGTCAGCTAACCGCCTCGTCTGGTACGGTTTCCACCGCAAGCTGGCGACCGGCGCGAATCTCTATGCCGCCGCCATCTGCAAGCAGCGGCGCGACCAGATTTTCGCAATGCAGGACCTCTCGGGCGCATCCGCATTGGTCGATCCGGTGCCGATCGCGGATCGTCCGCAGCGCTTCCCCGTGCCTTGGCGGGTGACTGTTTCGCGTGTGGCAGGCACCAACGCGCTCTACATCAACAACCCCTCGCCTGCGGCCAATTCGCTTACACTGGCTGATCTGGCGCCCGTTGCCGCCAAGATCATGGTGCGCGGCGTGCCTGATTCGCTCCCGCCAACCGTGCCTGTACCGGCCGGCCAGGTGCTTACCGTCTCGGAAACGCTGACGAACGGGACAGTTCTTGTCCGCGAAAACATCGACAAGATCGTTTCGGATGTTGACGTGTGGGTGTTCCCGCCGTCCATGAGCGGCCCGGGCCTGAGCAAGGAAGCTCCCGTACTGGAATGGAAGGTCGGTCTATGA
- a CDS encoding type II secretion system protein yields the protein MKRSARQSTPLSCTTAAAPSNQCRIHGIRRPFAPRGFTLIEILVTAALLIITMAAMIQIFNVTSDTTMRTTANSAVMSRSAAVREALSDQVAKMSPGLLIIESPTPTSVRAETEDGFRMWRLRHDRLVFLTTGDVDEYQSFTDPTRADPNGAVAMNQKPRTATSSEALVYFGPGTPLTISTGPVRPARIDDDSDPAGAVLTASEWVFLHRAILLNLDIDPNADPAWNPTTMSQVTAAGGMLFGGPLRPEFQNGTMDVIISDPVGGYPATARTFASLILSKTAGPADLLGETPSIASLWQPSYAPRNANMQNVNLLNYYTRSGSNFVPGLADFRIEWTDGGANDPLGPDGIPFTGDEDLRTRWFGLRPDPTFSIDDTTLNGIISGTGPELPYVAVRRQDFTTDTRSDAAVAFGIAPGTQNRIEWSRNGNGSDTDSAYRAIWRLDTWQHRPKALRFTYRIFDEGNRLKQTTEIDLNENGDFDPDDGPNDQQRRLIMRWGRSFSVVVPVP from the coding sequence ATGAAGCGCTCGGCGCGACAATCGACTCCGCTCTCCTGCACGACCGCGGCCGCGCCGTCGAATCAGTGCCGCATTCATGGCATACGACGGCCGTTCGCGCCGCGTGGATTCACGCTGATCGAGATTCTCGTGACAGCCGCGCTGCTCATTATCACGATGGCGGCCATGATTCAGATCTTCAACGTCACGTCGGACACGACGATGCGAACGACGGCCAACTCCGCCGTGATGTCGCGTTCCGCGGCAGTTCGCGAAGCGCTATCCGATCAGGTGGCAAAAATGAGCCCCGGCCTGCTCATCATCGAAAGCCCCACGCCGACGAGCGTCCGCGCCGAAACCGAAGACGGGTTTCGCATGTGGCGGCTCCGGCACGACCGGCTTGTCTTTCTGACGACGGGCGATGTCGACGAGTACCAGTCATTCACTGATCCGACCCGCGCGGATCCGAACGGCGCGGTAGCAATGAATCAGAAACCGCGAACGGCAACAAGCAGCGAAGCGCTGGTTTACTTCGGTCCCGGCACCCCGCTGACCATCTCTACGGGGCCTGTCAGACCGGCCCGCATTGATGACGATTCCGATCCGGCCGGCGCGGTCCTCACCGCCTCGGAATGGGTCTTTCTCCACCGCGCCATCCTGCTGAACCTTGACATCGATCCCAATGCGGATCCGGCATGGAATCCGACGACCATGTCGCAGGTGACCGCCGCGGGCGGCATGCTCTTCGGCGGCCCGCTTCGCCCCGAATTCCAGAACGGCACAATGGACGTGATCATCAGCGATCCGGTCGGCGGTTACCCCGCAACGGCCCGCACATTTGCTTCGTTGATTCTGTCGAAGACTGCCGGTCCGGCCGATCTGCTCGGCGAGACGCCGTCCATTGCGTCGCTGTGGCAGCCAAGCTATGCCCCGCGCAATGCGAACATGCAGAACGTGAACCTGCTCAACTACTACACGCGCAGCGGCTCCAACTTCGTGCCCGGGCTTGCCGATTTCCGAATCGAGTGGACCGACGGCGGCGCCAACGACCCGCTCGGGCCCGACGGCATCCCCTTTACCGGCGACGAGGATTTGCGCACGCGGTGGTTCGGCCTTCGACCGGATCCGACATTCAGTATCGACGACACGACATTGAACGGCATTATCTCGGGCACGGGTCCGGAATTGCCGTATGTCGCCGTGCGTCGTCAGGACTTCACAACCGACACGCGAAGTGACGCAGCCGTGGCATTCGGGATCGCGCCGGGAACGCAGAACCGCATTGAGTGGTCGCGCAACGGCAATGGATCGGACACGGATTCGGCCTACCGTGCAATCTGGCGGTTGGATACATGGCAGCATCGGCCAAAAGCTCTGCGATTCACCTATCGAATCTTCGATGAAGGGAATCGTCTCAAGCAGACGACGGAAATCGACTTGAACGAAAACGGAGACTTCGATCCGGATGACGGTCCGAACGATCAGCAGCGGCGATTGATCATGCGATGGGGACGCTCGTTCTCCGTCGTCGTGCCGGTGCCGTGA
- a CDS encoding prepilin-type N-terminal cleavage/methylation domain-containing protein: MLARRTRTAFTLIELLTVMAIIVILIGILTPSLTGARNRSIQTAIKAQINAMSVGLESFHGDEGKYPASNPVLWATDVNNTLGIRAAQMAAWEVDDGSSDLQGAHILVDALVGRDNLGYDPRAPQVGPGGSSDPYNRWSPQNDRRAPYIPVDGVSLTTGNEPPEDVLGQYTNLNQVQPTIDGLKCQVFRDKFGWPILYYRANPSANQNTPIVQRTTGAAYGDGVYDGADNRYFTSYAGSPHRIADANIGLPTPYPNSASLVTATSGNFAEFIRSIRATTYDVTNTTNIVWPRPVKGDRFIILSAGKDGKYGTIDDVANFEVFSTER; encoded by the coding sequence ATGCTCGCACGACGTACTCGAACCGCATTCACCCTCATCGAATTGCTGACGGTGATGGCGATTATCGTGATTCTGATCGGTATTTTGACGCCGTCGCTCACCGGCGCCCGGAATCGTTCGATCCAGACAGCCATCAAGGCGCAGATTAACGCCATGTCGGTTGGTCTCGAGTCGTTCCACGGCGATGAAGGCAAATACCCTGCCTCCAACCCGGTGCTCTGGGCGACAGACGTCAACAACACGCTTGGCATCCGCGCCGCTCAGATGGCTGCGTGGGAGGTTGACGACGGCAGCAGCGACCTTCAGGGTGCCCACATCCTCGTCGATGCGCTGGTTGGCCGCGATAATCTTGGTTATGACCCGCGCGCGCCGCAGGTCGGCCCTGGCGGCAGCAGCGACCCGTACAACCGATGGTCGCCGCAGAACGATCGCCGTGCCCCGTATATTCCGGTCGATGGCGTCAGCCTGACCACCGGCAATGAGCCGCCTGAGGACGTGCTCGGACAGTACACCAACCTGAACCAGGTACAGCCGACGATCGACGGCCTGAAGTGCCAGGTCTTCCGTGACAAGTTCGGCTGGCCGATCCTCTACTATCGTGCTAATCCTTCGGCCAATCAGAACACGCCGATCGTTCAACGAACCACCGGCGCGGCCTACGGCGACGGCGTCTATGACGGCGCGGATAACCGCTACTTCACGAGCTATGCCGGCTCGCCGCATCGCATCGCCGACGCGAACATCGGCCTCCCGACGCCCTATCCGAATTCAGCCTCGCTGGTGACGGCGACCTCCGGCAACTTTGCCGAGTTCATCCGCTCGATCCGGGCGACAACCTATGATGTCACGAACACGACCAACATTGTCTGGCCGCGGCCGGTCAAGGGCGATCGTTTCATCATTCTCAGCGCCGGTAAGGATGGCAAGTACGGCACGATCGATGACGTGGCGAACTTCGAGGTCTTCTCGACCGAACGCTGA